The following coding sequences are from one Arcobacter nitrofigilis DSM 7299 window:
- a CDS encoding beta-ketoacyl synthase chain length factor: MKINLEILDASYIFDEKEITNLKTKELVPKMIIRRRLTRASKLIIELMSNINFKEGRIIFGTSYGELLATSKILNAISNNEILSPTDFQNSVYNTPVSYASILSNNTNEILTISSGEETSLKVLKVGAVKALDGDEILLTCTETLNINNIEEVNSCIKYLESAVALKVRVTNENANIDLKNIQNENYPKSIEHILHVAKNFQKDKKNIIEVNI, translated from the coding sequence GTGAAAATAAATTTAGAAATATTAGATGCATCTTATATCTTTGATGAAAAAGAAATTACGAATCTAAAAACTAAAGAACTAGTTCCTAAAATGATAATAAGAAGAAGATTAACAAGGGCTTCAAAGCTTATAATTGAACTTATGTCAAATATAAATTTTAAAGAGGGTAGAATAATATTTGGAACATCTTATGGAGAATTATTAGCAACATCAAAAATATTAAATGCAATTTCCAATAATGAAATTTTATCTCCCACAGATTTTCAAAACTCTGTTTATAATACTCCTGTATCATATGCTTCTATTTTGTCTAATAATACTAATGAAATATTAACTATCTCTTCAGGAGAAGAGACCTCTTTAAAAGTTTTGAAAGTAGGTGCAGTAAAAGCTTTAGATGGTGATGAGATTTTATTAACTTGTACAGAAACATTAAATATAAACAATATTGAAGAGGTAAATAGTTGTATAAAATATTTAGAAAGTGCTGTTGCCTTAAAAGTTAGAGTTACTAATGAAAATGCAAATATAGATTTAAAAAATATACAAAATGAAAACTATCCAAAATCAATAGAACATATACTTCATGTCGCTAAAAACTTTCAAAAAGATAAAAAAAATATAATAGAAGTCAATATCTAA
- a CDS encoding 5'-methylthioadenosine/adenosylhomocysteine nucleosidase, producing the protein MNKLAIMGAMEEEIEPLLAHFDNVNVVEFANNKYYEVSYKGLDIVIAYSKIGKVFASLTATTMIEKFGCDTLLFSGVAGGINPELNIGDLIIANKLCQHDLDITAFGHPHGYVPGGNVFVETTKELNDIAKKVASNNGMKVIEGTIATGDQFVHSSERKDFIQSTFNADALEMEGASVAVVCDALNIPFFILRAISDTADMDAGFDFDEFLKSSAKNSADYLIKIVDELLK; encoded by the coding sequence ATGAATAAATTAGCAATAATGGGAGCTATGGAAGAGGAAATTGAACCTCTATTAGCTCATTTTGATAATGTAAACGTAGTAGAGTTTGCAAATAATAAATATTATGAGGTATCTTATAAAGGTCTAGATATTGTAATTGCATATTCTAAGATAGGAAAAGTATTTGCTAGTTTAACAGCAACAACTATGATAGAAAAATTTGGATGTGATACTTTACTTTTTTCAGGAGTTGCAGGTGGAATTAATCCAGAACTTAATATTGGTGATTTAATTATTGCAAATAAACTTTGTCAACACGACTTAGATATTACTGCTTTTGGACATCCTCATGGATATGTTCCAGGGGGCAATGTATTTGTTGAAACAACAAAAGAGTTAAACGATATTGCAAAAAAAGTAGCTTCTAATAATGGAATGAAAGTTATTGAAGGAACTATTGCAACAGGTGATCAGTTTGTTCATTCATCTGAAAGAAAAGACTTTATACAAAGTACTTTTAATGCTGATGCTTTAGAAATGGAGGGTGCAAGTGTTGCAGTTGTATGTGATGCTTTAAATATTCCTTTCTTTATTCTTAGAGCTATATCTGATACAGCAGATATGGATGCAGGCTTTGATTTTGATGAATTTTTAAAATCAAGTGCAAAAAACTCAGCTGACTATTTAATTAAAATAGTAGATGAATTATTAAAATAA
- the fabD gene encoding ACP S-malonyltransferase, which translates to MKKVAFIFPGQGSQKVGMGKDFFENSDIAKDMIKKASDRLGINFEELLFEENENLGKTEYTQPAILLVSAIAYELLKDKCDIKPEFLLGHSLGEFSALVAAGAIDYLDAIELVHKRGLFMNEACLGGNAGMMALVGLEDSKVELICEEQRENGKKVWPANYNMDGQLVLAGIKSDLESLVETFTTAGAKRAIVLDMSVASHCELLTSAVENLRPYLEEYIKDEFLPVVSNVSTEIYTTKEEAIELLASQLTSPVKYKQSIEKYASKIDLFIEFGNGVVLKGLNRKIVKVPTSNVSDMNSLEKVIGEINE; encoded by the coding sequence ATGAAAAAAGTCGCTTTTATATTCCCTGGACAAGGCAGTCAAAAAGTTGGTATGGGAAAAGATTTTTTTGAAAATAGTGATATCGCAAAAGATATGATTAAAAAAGCTAGTGATAGATTAGGAATAAATTTTGAAGAGCTTTTATTTGAAGAAAATGAAAATTTAGGAAAAACTGAATACACACAACCAGCTATTCTTTTAGTGTCAGCAATTGCATATGAACTTTTAAAAGATAAATGTGATATTAAACCAGAGTTTCTATTAGGACACTCACTTGGTGAATTTTCAGCTTTAGTAGCAGCTGGGGCAATTGATTATTTAGATGCAATTGAATTAGTTCATAAAAGAGGGCTATTTATGAATGAAGCTTGTTTGGGTGGAAATGCTGGGATGATGGCATTAGTTGGATTAGAAGATTCAAAAGTTGAACTTATTTGCGAAGAACAAAGAGAAAATGGTAAAAAAGTTTGGCCAGCAAATTATAATATGGATGGACAATTAGTTCTTGCAGGTATTAAATCTGATTTAGAATCATTAGTAGAGACTTTTACAACTGCTGGTGCAAAAAGAGCAATAGTACTTGATATGAGTGTTGCTAGTCATTGTGAGTTGCTTACAAGTGCAGTTGAAAATCTAAGACCATATTTGGAAGAGTATATTAAAGATGAATTCTTACCAGTAGTTTCAAATGTATCAACAGAAATATATACTACTAAAGAAGAAGCAATAGAACTATTAGCTTCGCAACTAACAAGTCCAGTAAAATATAAACAATCAATAGAAAAATATGCTTCTAAAATAGATTTATTTATTGAGTTTGGTAATGGTGTTGTTTTAAAAGGTTTAAATAGAAAAATAGTAAAAGTGCCTACATCTAATGTATCAGATATGAACTCATTGGAAAAAGTGATTGGAGAAATAAATGAATAA
- a CDS encoding beta-ketoacyl-[acyl-carrier-protein] synthase family protein, translating into MKINNKAYINYFDSISCAGNNSEELFESICLKKDTISINSTYVKERNVAIGGIQRDKDLNNILKERCDKLLDITKLHDFSNTLLIIGSSVGGMNETEKLFFKNKNYKEINPKKHPVDAISHFLKQHYKFYDDVSFSTACTSSANALGYAKEVIEKGIYENVLVIGIDSLSHTTVCGFSALSVLSSKTCTPFDKNRDGMNVAEGFGILLLQNKKEENSIELCGVGYSSDSHHMTQPHPEGLGAKKAMENALENANLHKNDISYINAHGTGTFANDFSELNAIKSLFIENKPKVSSTKSTTGHTLGAAGAIEAIISCMVLKEQIIPANKGLIEIEIEDINYSFETTSSKVDYVLSNSFAFGGNNTSLIFGLVK; encoded by the coding sequence ATGAAAATAAATAATAAAGCCTATATAAATTATTTTGATTCAATTTCTTGTGCAGGAAATAATTCAGAAGAGTTATTTGAATCAATTTGCCTAAAAAAAGATACCATTTCAATCAATTCAACTTATGTTAAAGAAAGAAATGTTGCAATTGGTGGAATACAAAGAGATAAAGACTTAAATAATATTTTAAAAGAAAGATGTGATAAATTATTAGACATTACAAAGTTACATGATTTTTCAAATACTCTTTTAATAATTGGTTCTTCTGTTGGAGGAATGAACGAAACAGAAAAACTTTTTTTCAAAAATAAGAACTATAAAGAAATCAATCCAAAAAAACACCCTGTTGATGCAATATCACATTTTTTAAAACAACATTATAAATTCTATGATGATGTATCTTTTTCTACGGCATGTACTTCAAGTGCAAATGCCTTAGGCTATGCAAAAGAAGTAATTGAAAAAGGCATATATGAAAATGTTTTAGTTATTGGAATAGATTCCTTATCACATACTACAGTTTGTGGATTTTCAGCATTAAGTGTTCTATCATCAAAAACATGTACTCCCTTTGACAAAAACAGAGATGGAATGAATGTAGCTGAAGGTTTTGGAATTTTATTATTACAAAATAAAAAAGAAGAAAATTCTATTGAATTATGTGGAGTTGGATATAGTTCAGACTCTCATCATATGACACAACCACATCCAGAAGGATTAGGTGCAAAAAAAGCAATGGAAAATGCTTTAGAAAATGCAAACTTACATAAAAATGATATCTCATATATAAATGCTCATGGTACAGGAACTTTTGCCAATGATTTTTCTGAATTAAACGCAATAAAATCTTTGTTTATAGAAAATAAACCAAAAGTTAGCTCAACTAAATCAACAACAGGACATACTTTAGGAGCAGCTGGGGCTATCGAAGCAATTATTTCATGTATGGTTTTAAAAGAACAGATTATTCCAGCAAATAAAGGCTTAATAGAAATAGAAATAGAAGATATAAACTACTCATTTGAAACTACTTCATCTAAGGTTGATTATGTACTTAGTAACTCTTTTGCCTTTGGTGGAAATAATACTTCATTGATTTTTGGACTTGTCAAGTGA
- a CDS encoding lysophospholipid acyltransferase family protein, protein MTVKQRGSGWSIKLVFNLYKLFGYKFVYFLMYPVSFFYFLLASNVKYSLKKYYKTLGLEFNNWIYFEHLRMFAICLVDRFISKYDSNSYNFIYEEKETILEIMNSKTILLFSHFGGWASSSSNPVTKNRINIVMHEVILDSIKEIENSIEKKLSNIHVIDQSMGQIPVSIEIANAISNNEIIAIMADRPTSDKYKYKTKFFGKDAYFNKNPFKISYKTRTPILCCFVVNTGLQKYKVETIKLNLDFNLKEKEAIEIAIKEYVKLFEDILLKYPNQWFNFYNFWESK, encoded by the coding sequence ATGACTGTTAAACAAAGAGGAAGTGGTTGGAGTATAAAACTTGTATTTAATTTATACAAGCTTTTTGGTTATAAATTTGTTTATTTTTTAATGTATCCCGTGAGTTTTTTCTATTTTTTACTTGCATCAAATGTAAAATATTCTTTGAAAAAATACTATAAAACATTAGGTTTAGAATTTAATAATTGGATTTATTTTGAACATTTAAGAATGTTTGCAATTTGTCTAGTAGATAGATTTATATCTAAATATGACTCAAATTCATATAATTTTATTTATGAAGAAAAAGAAACTATTTTAGAAATAATGAATTCTAAAACTATTTTACTATTTTCTCACTTTGGAGGTTGGGCTTCAAGTTCTAGTAATCCAGTAACTAAAAATAGAATTAATATTGTTATGCATGAAGTTATTTTAGACAGTATAAAAGAGATTGAAAATAGTATTGAAAAAAAACTTTCAAATATTCATGTTATTGACCAATCAATGGGACAAATTCCTGTTTCTATTGAAATAGCAAATGCAATTTCTAATAATGAAATTATAGCAATAATGGCAGATAGACCAACAAGTGATAAATATAAATATAAAACAAAATTCTTTGGTAAAGATGCATATTTTAATAAAAATCCATTTAAAATTTCTTATAAAACCAGAACACCTATTTTGTGCTGTTTTGTAGTGAATACTGGATTACAAAAATATAAGGTAGAAACAATAAAATTAAACTTAGATTTTAATTTAAAAGAGAAAGAAGCTATTGAAATAGCTATAAAAGAATATGTTAAATTATTTGAAGATATTTTATTAAAATATCCAAATCAATGGTTTAATTTTTATAATTTTTGGGAGAGCAAATGA
- a CDS encoding HAL/PAL/TAL family ammonia-lyase, which translates to MNLQIDKRYITLDEIIKASNIEISKDNVFLNYINHTHDFLMNEIKDGKPIYGITTGYGASGKNYVSYEDSKTLQKNLFRFHGCGIGVNLSHKVCRYAVIMRTISLSKAKSGVSVELLKRLELLIKEDIIPVIPSQGSVGASGDLTPLSYIAAVIAGEREVYYKGEIKDVMEVYNKLNITAYEFKPKEALAIMNGTTIMSAIALDAIEEFEIILNSMESYVAGMFEVLLGDDTPVEDFVHESKPFNGQIETAKNIKKKIQGSKLTHGRDDRYDKFFVDNDLNIQDTYSMRCAPQVLGVIRDNLVISKNWVETEINSVNDNPLIDGENKKIYTSGNFYGGYVAHSMDTLKICAANLADLLDKEFALLVDHKFNRGLGENLKLSHEPFYHGFKAMQISLSSLSADVIKNTTAASIHSRPTESLNQDKVSMGTTAANDFAKMIPDLYNMLSIAFIGMAQAVDIRGEGEVSFHLKNIYDEIRKMVKPLYEDRRMDFDIVNINKILRSAKLV; encoded by the coding sequence ATGAATTTACAAATAGATAAAAGATATATAACATTAGATGAAATTATTAAAGCCTCTAATATTGAGATTTCAAAAGATAATGTATTTTTGAATTATATAAATCATACACATGATTTTTTGATGAATGAGATAAAAGATGGTAAACCAATTTATGGTATTACAACAGGATATGGGGCAAGTGGAAAGAACTATGTAAGTTATGAAGATAGTAAAACTTTACAAAAAAATCTTTTTAGATTTCATGGGTGTGGTATTGGAGTAAATTTATCACATAAAGTTTGTAGATATGCAGTTATTATGCGAACAATATCTTTAAGTAAAGCAAAATCAGGAGTAAGTGTTGAACTTCTCAAAAGGTTAGAACTTTTAATCAAAGAAGATATTATTCCTGTTATTCCTTCTCAAGGATCAGTTGGAGCGAGTGGTGATTTAACTCCTTTATCATATATTGCAGCTGTTATTGCAGGAGAGAGAGAAGTTTATTATAAAGGTGAAATAAAAGATGTGATGGAAGTTTATAATAAGCTAAATATAACTGCATATGAATTCAAACCAAAAGAAGCCTTAGCAATCATGAATGGAACTACAATTATGAGTGCTATTGCACTAGATGCCATTGAAGAGTTTGAAATTATATTGAACTCTATGGAATCATATGTTGCAGGGATGTTTGAAGTTCTTTTAGGAGATGATACTCCTGTGGAAGATTTTGTACATGAATCAAAACCATTTAATGGACAAATAGAAACTGCAAAGAATATTAAAAAGAAAATTCAAGGTTCAAAATTAACCCATGGAAGAGATGACAGATATGATAAGTTTTTTGTTGATAATGACTTAAATATTCAAGATACATATTCTATGAGATGTGCACCACAAGTTTTAGGTGTGATAAGAGATAATTTAGTGATTTCTAAAAATTGGGTTGAAACAGAGATAAATTCTGTAAATGATAATCCTTTGATTGATGGTGAAAACAAAAAAATATATACATCAGGTAACTTTTATGGTGGATATGTTGCCCATTCAATGGATACTTTAAAAATATGTGCCGCAAATCTTGCTGATTTATTAGATAAAGAGTTTGCTCTTTTAGTTGATCATAAATTTAACAGAGGATTAGGTGAGAATTTAAAACTTTCACATGAGCCATTTTATCATGGCTTTAAAGCTATGCAAATAAGTCTTAGTTCTTTAAGTGCTGATGTTATCAAAAATACAACAGCTGCTTCTATTCATTCAAGACCAACAGAGTCTTTAAATCAAGATAAAGTTTCTATGGGAACAACTGCTGCAAATGATTTTGCAAAAATGATTCCAGACTTGTATAATATGCTTTCAATTGCTTTTATTGGTATGGCACAAGCTGTTGATATTAGAGGTGAGGGTGAAGTATCTTTTCATCTTAAAAATATTTATGATGAGATAAGAAAGATGGTTAAACCACTTTATGAAGATAGAAGAATGGATTTTGATATAGTAAATATAAATAAAATACTTAGAAGTGCAAAACTAGTGTAA
- a CDS encoding class I SAM-dependent methyltransferase, giving the protein MKDFFKDNDKISAIQAQYEAQKIAFAPIVFQVVRTMRDLKLLEILADNKDGLTYEELAKKSDLTKYAIQLLCETALSANIISIKNEKIYLTKIGFFIHSDKMTNTNMNYNHHVNYLGLFYLEESIKSGKAEGLKVLSDKDTIYPALSTLPQKVKDSWFDFDHMYSDSGFPKVIKILEELNPKSILDIGGNTGKFAMLFAKKNPNVNITIMDLPQQVKLAKQNIYENDIKNISTYEANILKEETSIPKDFDIIWMSQFLDCFKEEQIISILKKIMNSVDVNSEICIMEPFWDRQSNETAAYCVINTSPYFTAMANGYSKMFKYTDFEKLLKIAGLEVIEIIDDIGLCQTLIRCKK; this is encoded by the coding sequence ATGAAAGATTTTTTCAAAGATAACGATAAAATAAGTGCAATACAAGCACAATATGAAGCTCAGAAAATTGCATTCGCTCCGATTGTATTCCAAGTTGTAAGAACTATGAGAGATCTAAAATTATTAGAAATATTAGCTGATAATAAAGATGGATTAACATATGAAGAATTAGCGAAAAAAAGTGATTTAACTAAGTATGCAATACAATTACTATGTGAAACAGCACTAAGTGCAAATATAATTTCAATAAAAAATGAAAAAATATATCTAACAAAAATTGGCTTTTTTATTCATAGTGACAAAATGACTAACACTAATATGAACTATAACCACCATGTGAATTACTTAGGATTATTTTACTTGGAAGAATCAATAAAAAGTGGGAAAGCAGAAGGATTAAAAGTACTTAGTGATAAAGATACAATATACCCAGCCCTTTCAACCTTACCACAAAAAGTAAAAGACTCTTGGTTTGACTTTGATCATATGTATTCTGATTCTGGATTTCCAAAAGTAATAAAAATACTAGAAGAACTAAATCCTAAATCAATACTTGATATAGGTGGAAATACTGGTAAATTTGCCATGCTGTTTGCAAAAAAGAATCCAAATGTAAATATAACAATAATGGATTTACCACAACAAGTAAAACTAGCAAAACAAAATATTTATGAAAATGATATAAAAAATATTTCAACATATGAAGCAAATATTTTAAAAGAAGAAACTTCAATACCAAAAGATTTTGATATTATTTGGATGAGTCAATTTCTAGATTGTTTTAAAGAAGAACAAATTATAAGTATTTTGAAAAAAATAATGAATTCCGTTGATGTAAATAGTGAAATATGTATTATGGAACCATTTTGGGATAGACAAAGTAATGAAACAGCTGCATACTGTGTAATAAATACTTCTCCTTACTTTACAGCTATGGCAAATGGTTATAGTAAAATGTTTAAATATACTGATTTTGAAAAATTATTAAAAATAGCAGGATTAGAAGTAATTGAAATAATAGACGATATTGGTTTATGCCAAACTCTTATACGTTGCAAAAAATAA
- a CDS encoding SDR family NAD(P)-dependent oxidoreductase, translating into MENKKVLVTGATGSIGQAIVKEYSKNGYYVYIHYNSNKDKAQELLKDINSNGELISFNMQDKNSIREVLENLDVEVLVNNAGIIKDNLFFFMNDDEWEDVINTNLTGLFYVTKVISKNMMMNKRGSIVNVASISGISGNSGQANYSASKGGVIAFTKTLSIELGRYNIRVNALAPGIIESEMIENIPNVKELKKAIPLKRFGKAQEVAKCAYFIGVDATYVSGEVLNISGAMVR; encoded by the coding sequence ATGGAAAATAAAAAAGTATTAGTTACTGGAGCCACTGGCTCTATTGGACAAGCTATTGTTAAAGAATATTCGAAAAATGGATACTACGTCTATATTCATTACAATAGTAATAAAGACAAAGCACAAGAACTTTTAAAAGATATAAATTCAAATGGAGAACTTATTTCTTTTAATATGCAAGATAAAAACTCGATAAGAGAGGTTTTAGAAAATCTTGATGTTGAAGTTTTAGTAAATAATGCTGGAATTATAAAAGATAACTTGTTTTTCTTTATGAATGATGATGAATGGGAAGATGTAATTAATACAAATCTAACTGGACTTTTTTATGTTACAAAAGTTATTTCTAAAAATATGATGATGAACAAGCGAGGTAGTATTGTAAATGTTGCATCAATTTCAGGAATAAGTGGAAATTCTGGACAAGCAAATTATAGTGCAAGTAAAGGTGGAGTTATTGCTTTTACTAAAACTTTATCAATAGAACTAGGAAGATATAATATTAGAGTAAATGCCCTTGCTCCTGGAATAATAGAATCAGAGATGATTGAAAATATACCAAATGTAAAAGAGCTAAAAAAAGCAATACCTCTTAAAAGATTTGGGAAAGCTCAAGAAGTGGCAAAATGTGCTTATTTTATAGGTGTAGATGCTACTTATGTAAGTGGAGAGGTATTAAATATTAGTGGGGCAATGGTTAGATAA
- a CDS encoding MMPL family transporter — MFKLTNYINILALFVLIILTLSFGSFNHISTDLQSIIPNSEKKELLNEFNTFKSTKKIFLSVEGLDNNALTKIKKLENSFSKIEGVSFAKIQENENLKKYKDKYKVYIEKLDKKSLDNLNITKKLEEIKSNLLKSNFSYFINKQDPLNLFFKATSFTNLSIKNNHLSIKDKAYISIFNLDNSINTISKYEKIYDSIEKTISNEKNIKVFSPIFYFVENSRTIKNDVNKIIAISTLLLILLYLVILKNVKLLLNTIVTLVSSILFSLLLCSFFFDKLSIFVMVFGISISTVAIDYMFHHYMHDYYEKKKAFNKDVFLGMFTTVGAFIILSFVSFDLIKQFCYFSIISLLFSYYQFAFLYPKIKFSKKSITTKYYKLYSKIRPIYVIFFAVVLLIFSIDKFHFDLNLKNLDVNNTRLKQTEKYFNNSLDIQKNMPVLIKAKSIEKLIEDARILKNKYPNSYIPISVLIDEKSFLDKKLLLQKIDLKSIKEQLNKKAIIFGFKNNYFKDAYNLNENIPIYTKESINDLGIELLHFKDYYLTYANLPKDKIGDFSKYDFIVNISIKTMFEQNLSSIYDELIAYGAITILFILFMLFLSTKDNYLLSFAYLIFPIALILSLSFFMTFNILHLFMLFIILSISIDFGIYLGSKNLDKNTYIAIFYSLLSTFAGFGVLIFSKVNALFSIGVVASVGILAITLLIIILKRPSYDS; from the coding sequence TTGTTCAAACTAACTAACTATATTAATATATTAGCATTATTTGTTTTAATCATATTAACATTATCTTTTGGCTCTTTTAATCATATATCAACTGATCTTCAATCAATAATTCCAAATAGCGAAAAAAAAGAGTTATTAAATGAATTTAATACTTTTAAAAGCACTAAAAAGATCTTTTTAAGTGTTGAAGGATTAGATAATAATGCTTTAACTAAAATCAAGAAACTAGAAAATTCATTTTCTAAAATTGAGGGTGTAAGTTTTGCAAAAATACAAGAAAATGAAAATTTAAAAAAGTACAAAGATAAATACAAAGTTTATATAGAAAAATTAGATAAAAAAAGCTTAGATAATCTAAATATAACTAAAAAACTTGAAGAGATAAAATCAAATCTATTAAAATCTAATTTCTCATATTTTATAAATAAACAAGATCCTTTAAATCTTTTTTTTAAGGCTACTTCATTTACAAATTTGTCTATAAAAAATAATCACCTAAGTATAAAAGATAAGGCTTATATCTCTATTTTTAATCTTGATAATTCAATAAACACAATCTCAAAATATGAAAAAATATATGATTCAATAGAAAAAACAATTAGTAATGAAAAGAATATAAAAGTATTCTCACCTATTTTTTATTTTGTAGAAAATTCAAGAACAATAAAAAATGATGTAAATAAAATAATTGCGATTTCTACTTTATTATTGATATTACTGTATTTGGTCATTTTAAAAAATGTGAAATTGCTTTTAAATACTATTGTTACTTTGGTTTCATCTATTCTCTTTTCACTATTACTTTGTTCTTTTTTCTTTGATAAATTATCTATTTTTGTTATGGTCTTTGGTATATCTATTTCTACTGTTGCTATTGATTATATGTTTCATCATTATATGCATGACTATTATGAAAAGAAAAAAGCTTTTAATAAAGATGTTTTTTTAGGGATGTTTACTACTGTTGGTGCATTTATAATTTTGTCTTTTGTTTCTTTTGATTTGATCAAGCAGTTTTGTTATTTTTCTATTATTTCTCTTCTGTTTTCATATTATCAGTTTGCCTTTTTATATCCGAAAATTAAGTTTTCCAAAAAAAGTATTACTACAAAATATTATAAACTATATTCAAAAATTAGACCTATATATGTTATATTTTTTGCAGTTGTATTATTGATATTTTCTATAGATAAATTTCATTTTGACTTAAACCTAAAAAATCTTGATGTAAATAATACACGACTGAAGCAAACAGAAAAATACTTTAATAATAGTTTAGATATTCAAAAGAATATGCCTGTTTTAATAAAAGCGAAATCTATAGAAAAGTTAATTGAAGATGCAAGGATATTGAAAAATAAATATCCTAATTCTTATATTCCAATTTCTGTATTAATAGATGAAAAAAGTTTTTTAGATAAAAAGCTTTTATTACAAAAAATAGATTTAAAAAGTATAAAAGAACAATTGAATAAAAAAGCTATAATCTTTGGTTTTAAAAATAATTATTTTAAAGATGCATATAATTTAAATGAAAATATACCAATTTATACAAAAGAGTCAATAAATGATTTAGGTATAGAGTTACTTCATTTTAAAGACTATTATTTAACCTATGCAAATTTGCCTAAGGATAAAATTGGTGATTTTTCTAAGTATGACTTTATTGTAAATATAAGTATCAAAACAATGTTTGAACAAAATCTAAGCTCTATATATGACGAACTTATAGCTTATGGAGCAATAACTATTTTATTTATTTTGTTTATGTTATTTTTATCAACAAAAGATAATTACCTCTTATCTTTTGCATATCTGATTTTCCCAATAGCCTTAATATTATCATTGTCATTTTTTATGACATTTAATATTTTGCATTTATTTATGCTATTTATTATTTTGTCCATAAGCATAGATTTTGGTATTTACCTAGGTTCAAAAAATTTAGATAAAAATACTTATATAGCTATTTTTTACTCTTTACTATCTACTTTTGCTGGATTTGGTGTATTGATTTTTTCTAAGGTAAATGCTTTATTCTCAATAGGTGTAGTTGCATCTGTTGGTATACTTGCAATTACACTTCTAATAATAATTTTAAAAAGGCCTTCTTATGACTCTTAA
- a CDS encoding phosphopantetheine-binding protein — MTTINEFKEVLIEGLNLEDFTIDDIEDDAPLFGDDGIGLDSVDSIELVLIIEKEYGVKISNTEQYQDIFASVSSLLNYINENK; from the coding sequence ATGACAACTATTAATGAGTTTAAAGAAGTACTAATTGAAGGCCTAAATTTAGAAGACTTCACGATTGATGATATTGAAGATGATGCACCTTTATTTGGAGATGATGGAATAGGATTAGACTCTGTTGATTCAATTGAATTAGTTTTAATTATCGAAAAAGAATATGGTGTAAAAATAAGTAATACTGAACAATATCAAGATATTTTTGCATCTGTATCTAGCTTATTAAACTATATTAATGAAAATAAATAA
- a CDS encoding glycosyltransferase family 2 protein: protein MKFSEIIVVIPTYNNDSTIQRVVDDVLSYNIKTIVVDDGYDNPVEEKLNKNSNLIVLRHPLNKGKGEAILTGARKAKELGYKYFISLDGDGQHLASQIEKIINACDGDNQIIIGARNFEIDNVPSGSKFGRWFSNFWATWDTEQEIKDSLSGFRLYPTSILDLDIKTSRFDWEMEVLVKHSWKKRLIKEVTIECYYPTAEERVSHFKKFWDTAAIVMVHIRLLPFKFFLKKRYK from the coding sequence ATGAAATTTAGTGAAATTATAGTTGTAATACCTACATATAATAATGATTCAACAATACAAAGAGTTGTTGATGATGTATTATCTTATAATATTAAAACAATAGTTGTTGATGATGGATATGATAATCCAGTAGAAGAAAAGTTAAATAAAAATTCAAATTTAATTGTTTTAAGACATCCTTTAAATAAAGGAAAAGGTGAAGCAATTTTAACTGGTGCCAGGAAAGCAAAAGAGCTAGGTTACAAGTATTTTATTAGTTTAGATGGCGATGGACAACATTTAGCAAGCCAAATAGAAAAAATCATAAATGCATGTGATGGGGATAACCAAATAATAATTGGTGCAAGAAATTTTGAGATAGATAATGTACCTAGTGGTTCTAAGTTTGGTCGTTGGTTTAGTAACTTTTGGGCAACATGGGATACAGAACAAGAGATAAAAGACTCACTATCAGGATTCAGATTATATCCCACTTCCATTTTAGATTTAGATATCAAAACTTCAAGATTTGATTGGGAAATGGAAGTTTTAGTGAAACATTCATGGAAAAAAAGATTGATTAAAGAAGTGACTATTGAGTGCTATTACCCAACTGCTGAAGAAAGAGTTAGTCACTTCAAAAAATTTTGGGACACAGCAGCCATTGTAATGGTTCATATTAGGCTCTTACCTTTTAAATTCTTTTTAAAAAAAAGATATAAGTAG